A window of the Streptomyces sp. NBC_01351 genome harbors these coding sequences:
- a CDS encoding histidine phosphatase family protein — protein sequence MATLILVRHGRSTANTAGLLAGWTPGVALDERGAEQAASLPGRLVGVPLAAAVTSPLQRCRETLAPLMAARPELELHTDERIGECHYGDWSGRKLSELADEPLMKIVQQHPSAAAFPGGESMRAMQARAVESVREWNARIEEERGSDAVFLMCSHGDIIKSLVADALGMHLDLFQRIHVDPCSVTAIRYTPTRPFVFRLGDTGDFGSLVPGEKTRTPDKAAEDAGNAVVGGGAGAA from the coding sequence ATGGCCACGCTGATCCTCGTACGACACGGGCGGTCCACCGCCAACACCGCTGGACTGCTCGCCGGATGGACCCCGGGAGTGGCCCTGGACGAACGCGGCGCCGAACAGGCCGCCTCGCTGCCCGGACGGCTCGTCGGAGTGCCGCTCGCCGCAGCCGTCACCAGCCCCCTGCAGCGCTGCCGGGAGACCCTCGCGCCGCTCATGGCCGCCCGCCCCGAGCTGGAACTGCACACCGACGAGCGGATCGGCGAATGCCACTACGGCGACTGGTCGGGCCGCAAACTCTCCGAACTCGCCGACGAACCCCTCATGAAGATCGTCCAGCAGCACCCGTCGGCGGCCGCGTTCCCCGGCGGCGAGTCCATGCGCGCCATGCAGGCCCGCGCCGTGGAATCCGTACGGGAATGGAACGCGCGCATCGAGGAGGAGCGCGGGAGCGACGCCGTCTTCCTGATGTGCTCCCACGGCGACATCATCAAGTCCCTTGTCGCGGACGCCCTCGGCATGCACCTGGACCTCTTCCAGCGCATCCACGTCGACCCCTGCTCGGTCACCGCGATCCGGTACACGCCGACCCGGCCGTTCGTGTTCCGGCTCGGCGACACCGGGGACTTCGGCTCGCTCGTGCCCGGCGAGAAGACCCGCACGCCCGACAAGGCCGCCGAGGACGCCGGGAACGCCGTCGTGGGAGGCGGCGCGGGCGCGGCGTGA